Genomic window (bacterium):
AGAACGCGTACTGGAACACCGACGCGCGCGCGAAATCGCTGGACCCGTCCGACAACTACAACGCCCTGATCGTGGATCCGCACGGCTACGCCTGGCAGGCGGACGACTTCGACGTGCCGCCGTTCGAGGAGATGATCGTCTACCAGCTCCACGTGGGCACCTTCGCGGGACGCAACGATCCGTACGGGACGGCGCCGTTTCCCTCGCGCTACGCGGACGTCGCGGCGCGTGCCGCCCACCTGGCCGAGCTCGGCGTCAACGTCGTCATGCTCAACCCGGTCACCGAGTTCCCGGGCGACTACTCGGCCGGCTACAACCCGGTCACCCAGTGGGCGCCCGAGTGGAAGTACGGCACGCCCGACGACCTGAAGCAGATGGTCGACACCCTCCACGCTCACGGGATAGCCGTGATCCTGGACATCGTCTGGAACCACTTCTCCTACACCGACAACTACCTCTGGAACTACGACGGGACCCAGATCTACTACGACGATCCGGCGGTCGCGACCCCCTGGGGCGACCAGGCTGATCTCGACCGCGACGCGGTGCGCGACTACTACGCCGACAGCGCGCTGCTCTGGCTCGATGAGTACCGCCTGGACGGCTTCCGCATGGACGCGACCAGCTACATGAACATCGCGCCGCAGGAGGCGTCGGGCTGGAGCCTGATGCAGCGCCTGAACGACGAGATGGACAACCGCTGCGCCGACAAGATCGCCCTCGCGGAGCAGCTGCCCGACAACTCGTGGGTCACGCGGCCGACGAACATGGGCGGGGCTGGCTTCGACGCCCAGTACTACGACGCGTTCACGGACCAACTCCGCTCCGAGATCTTCGCCGCCGCCGCGGGCGACCCGGAGATGTGGCGGGTCAGGGCCATCATCATCGGCAACGGCGCGTATCTCGAGGGCCGCCACGTGGTCAACTATCTCGAGCTGCACGACGAGGCCTGGCCGTCCAGCGGCGGGCAGCGCATCGTCAAGACCATCGACACGACGGCCCCCCACGACGACGACTGGGCCAAGGGGCGGGTGAAGCTGGCGCAGGGGCTGGTGATGACCGCGCCGGGCATCCCGGCCATCCTGCAGGGCACCGAGTGGCTCGACGACACCGATTTCGGCACGGACTCGGCCAACCGCATCGACTGGTCGAAGAAGACGACCTACGCGAACATCTTCGCCTACTTCCGCGACCTGATCGCGCTGCGGCGGACATCGCCGGCGCTGCGGGCCGACGCCGGCGTGGACGTCTTCCACCTGAACGAGGGCGGCAACGTGCTGGCGTTCCAGCGCTACGACCTGTCGGGGAACATCCTGGTGGTCGTGGCGAACTTCGGCAACGGGGACACCCCGGCCTACCGGATCGGGCTGCCGCAGGGCGGGACCTGGCTCGAGGTCCTGAACAGCCAGGACGCCGCGTATGACGGCAACGGGATCACCAATCCCGGGGACCTCGTCGCGGAGGCCGTGGGCGCCGACGGGTTCGACCAGTCGGCCGAGATCGCGCTGCCGCGGATGGGGCTGGTCGTGCTGGCGCAGGACAGCGGCACGGCGGTCCCCGGCGGAGCGCCGGATGCGGGCGCGCGTGTACGGCTGCTGGGGGCCTATCCGAATCCGTTCAATCCGCGGGTCACGATCGCGTTCGAGATGCTGCGGTCCGGTCCGGTCCGGGTGTCGATCCACGATGTCTCGGGGCGGCGGGTGCGGACGCTCGTGGCCGGGGACTTCGGGGCGGGCGTCCGGCGGATCGTCTGGGACGGGGCGGATGATGCGGGAGGGGATGTCGCCTCGGGTGTCTACTTCGTGCGGCTGGTAGGCGCGGGGACGAAGGCGACCCGGAAGGTGATGCTCCTGCGGTAGGGAAGGGGGCCCCGCAGCGGTCACGGCCGGTTTCGGCCCGGCCCCGGTTTGCCGCGC
Coding sequences:
- a CDS encoding alpha amylase C-terminal domain-containing protein, yielding MKRTSFVSCLLLLLATFVPHAATAAAQDDNVEWTGISHIAWLDRDPPCPTDGAAFTVRFQAYRNDLTTARLNVDDGSATWVAASLTGTRGPYAVWSAQVPATASATLSYYIELTDGADTDYLSVGGMTSDPPVDGGFALDFATLEHAPVGATPLPGGGTVFKVWSPTRTTAHVRGEFNGWGTGDPLTKVGEHFVGRVADAAAGQKYKYYFQNAYWNTDARAKSLDPSDNYNALIVDPHGYAWQADDFDVPPFEEMIVYQLHVGTFAGRNDPYGTAPFPSRYADVAARAAHLAELGVNVVMLNPVTEFPGDYSAGYNPVTQWAPEWKYGTPDDLKQMVDTLHAHGIAVILDIVWNHFSYTDNYLWNYDGTQIYYDDPAVATPWGDQADLDRDAVRDYYADSALLWLDEYRLDGFRMDATSYMNIAPQEASGWSLMQRLNDEMDNRCADKIALAEQLPDNSWVTRPTNMGGAGFDAQYYDAFTDQLRSEIFAAAAGDPEMWRVRAIIIGNGAYLEGRHVVNYLELHDEAWPSSGGQRIVKTIDTTAPHDDDWAKGRVKLAQGLVMTAPGIPAILQGTEWLDDTDFGTDSANRIDWSKKTTYANIFAYFRDLIALRRTSPALRADAGVDVFHLNEGGNVLAFQRYDLSGNILVVVANFGNGDTPAYRIGLPQGGTWLEVLNSQDAAYDGNGITNPGDLVAEAVGADGFDQSAEIALPRMGLVVLAQDSGTAVPGGAPDAGARVRLLGAYPNPFNPRVTIAFEMLRSGPVRVSIHDVSGRRVRTLVAGDFGAGVRRIVWDGADDAGGDVASGVYFVRLVGAGTKATRKVMLLR